Within the Candidatus Binatia bacterium genome, the region TTCGTGATCAACCTCAAGGCGGCAAAACAAATCGGTCTGACAATTCCAGGCCGCGTGCTCGAGCGGGCAAATCAGGTGATCAAGTGATTTTAGATTCTTGCCCTAGAAATGTTAAAAGAGAACGAATTCAAGAAAATATGTCGCGCCAAGACGCCAAGAAAGCAAAGAAGTCGAGAAATCCCCCTTACATCCCCCTTTGACAAAGGGGGAAAAGAGGGGGATTTAAGGAACCCTGGCGCCTTTGCGTCCCTTCGGCGTTACTAAGGGCATGCTTTGCGCGAGGCACGCTGTTTCCGATGCTTGTTCCGACAATCGAAAATCTAAAATCGAAAATCCAAAATCGTATTGGGGGTGAAGCTTGGCATTTCGCACCATAGGAAAGGCGCTGCCGCGCATCGAGGGCGAAGGGAAGGTCACCGGTCAAACGAAGTACGCGGCGGACTTGCCGTTCGAAGATCTGCTGTGGGCCAAGGTGCTGCGCGCTTCGGTGCCGCACGCGCGCATCGTCAAAGTCGATACTGCGAAGGCCAAGACGTTGAAGGGCGTCCACGCGGTTCTCACCGGGGCCGATGTCAAAGATATCTTCGTCGGCACGAGGGTCAAAGACCAGCCGGTGTTGGCCTATGACAAAGTCCGGTTCGTCGGAGACGCGCTCGCTGCGGTGGCGGCGGAGAGCGAAGCGATTTCGGATGACGCGATCGGACTGATCGATGTCGAGTACGAAGAACTCCCCTACGTGGACGATCCGGTCGAAGCGTTGAAGCCGACCTCACCGCTGGTTCACGAAGATCGAAACAAGTATAAGAACGCGCCTAAACTGCCGGAAGGCATGCCCGGCCACAACCTGCAGTCTCACGTCGTATGGAAAAACGGCGATCTCGACGCCGGATTTAAAAAGGCCGCGCGAATCTTCGAGCATACTTTCCGCACCCCGCTGTCGCACCATGGATACATCGAACCCTGCGCCTGCACGGTGCACGTGCACGACGACGGGAGCGTCGAAGTGTGGCCGTCAAACAAAGGTCCGTGGGGCTTGCGCGAACAGATGGCCGAAGACTTCGGCGTTCCCAAGGAAAAAATCAAGGTGCACATCGTCCACGTCGGCGGCGACTTCGGCGCCAAGGCATCGTTGATCGACGTGCCGATCGCTTACCATTTATCGAAGGCAGCGGGTGGAAAGCCCGTTAAGCTCGTTTTCGATTACACCGAAGAGCTTCTCGCCGGCGGTCACCGCCATCCGGCAGTGATTCATCTGCGCACCGGAGTCGCACGGGACGGAACTTTCACGGCGGTCAAGGGGACGATTCACTTCAGCGGCGGCGCCTACGGCGCGCCAAAAGCGAATCCGCAGGTGACGGTGCTCGGCGGGCGGCGCCTGGCGAGCATGTATCGCGTGCCGGCGATCATGTGCGAGACGTATTGCGCATACACCAATCAAGTTCCTTGCACCCAAACGCGCACGCCGGGCAGTCCGCAGGTCGTGTTCGCCTTCGAGTCGCAGGTGGACATCATCGCCAAAGAGATGGGCATCGATGCTCTCGAATTGCGCCGCAGAAATATTCTGCGCGACGGCGATGCCAATCCCATGGGTGAAAAGTGGAGCCATATTCTCATGGGCGAAGTGCTGGAGCGCGTCGTCAAAACTTCCGGCTGGAGGAAGGGCGGCGCGAAGAAAAATCGCGGCTGGGGGATGGCGCTCTATGATCGCGGCACGCCGGAAGGAAAAGCGAGCTCGGCATTAACCCTGGAGGCCGACGGCAAGGTCAACATCCTCACCGGAGTGCCCGACGTCGGTCCCGGATTCTATACCATCAGCCAGCAGATGGTCTGTGAAACGCTCGGGCTGCCGCCGGAGAAAGTCGGCGTGGTTTTCAAAGACACCGATAGCTTGCCGTTCGATCCCGGCACGGGCGGCAGCAAACAGACGAATACTTCCGGTCACGCGGTCAAAAAATCGGCCGATGAGGTGCGCGAGAAGCTGATCGATTTGGCGGCGCGGGAGTTAGGCTGCCGGCCGGACGAGATTCAGCAGCAGGGCGGCAAGCTCACGGCGCCCAACAAACAGTCGACAACGACGCAAAAGATGATCGAGCTGGCTGTGAAAGAAAACGGCGGCCCCGTCTTTCACCTGACCAATTTCGTCCCTGAGAAGATGCCGAAGGTCACCGGCTTCGCCGCGCAAGTGGCTGAGGTGGAAGTTGATCCGGCTACCGGCCGCGTGAGGGTGTTAAATTTGACCACGGCGCACGATACCGGCACGGTGCTCAATCATCTCACCCTGACGGGGCAGATCGAAGGGGGAGTGATTTCCGGGTTTGGCTTTGCGCTGATGGAAGAGAATCCGGTGGTCGACGGCAAGATCGCGACATTAACTTTAGGCGAGTTCAAGTTGCCGTGCATCGCCGACGTGCCGCCGTTGAAGACTGTATTAGTCGAGAGCCCCACCGGCCCAGCGCCGTTCGGCGGCAAGGCGATCGCCGAGAACCCCAACGTGCCCACGGCCGCCGCCATCGCCAACGCAGTAGCTGACGCGGTCGGCGTGAGAATCTTCGATCTGCCGATCACGGCGGAGAAAGTCTACTTGGGCCTGCCGAACGGCAAGAGGAGTGCGTCGTGAGGATGAAAGCAAAACTAGAATTGGCGGTGGCGGTCGCCGTCTCGGCGCTGTTCGCGCTCACCGGCCAGGGACTTGGGCAGGAGAAGAAGGTCCTGCGCGTCGCCTTCGTGAGCCTCTCCTGGCATCAGGAGCTGCCGTTTAGAATCGCGCGCCTGAAGGGATACTTTAAGCAGGAAGGCATAACGATCGAGCCGATATTGATTCGCGGCGGCCCCGCGGCGATCGCCGCGATCGCGTCGGGCGACGTCGATTTCGGCAGCATCGGCGGGGCGCAGGCGGCGATCCGGAGCCGTTCAAGAGGGCTGGACATCTTCATCACCGGGTCCATCTCGAGCAAAGTAAACTATACCGTTCTCGGCGGCCGCGACGTAAAGCGGGTCGAGGACTTAAAGGGAAAGATAATCGGCGTGACCGGGGCGGGCGCGTTCTCCGATTTCGCCATCCGAATGTTCTTAAAGAATAACGGTCTCGACCCGGACAAAGACGTCATACTCCGCGCGCTCGGCGGCACCGTTGTGCGCGTCTCCGCGCTGGAGAAAGGCCTCATCGCCGCCGCGCCGTTCTCCGCCGAAGAGGCGGTGACCCTCCTCAACAAAGGCTATCCGATGATCGCGAACCTGAGCGAGTCCCTCGCCATTCCGCAAAGCGTGCTTGTCACGCGCGGAGAAACTCTGGACAAGTATCCCGAAAGCTCGAAGCGCTTCTTGAAGGCGGTGATCCAGGGCGTTCGGTTCGTTCGCAGCAACAAGAAAGAAGCGCTGCAAGCCGGCTACGAGAGCGGCCTCAAAGGCGATCCGGACATCGTGAGCCGGGCGTACGATCTCTATTACTCCGCTTACACGACGGATCTCTCCGTCGCCGCCGAAGGAATGCAACTCATGCTCGACGAAGACATTCGCACCGGCCTGGTCGATAAAAAAATGACGCTCGATAAAGTGATCAACGACCGGATTCTAAAAAAAGCGCAGGAAGAATTGAGAAAGGAAGGGCGGTTGAATCCGTGATGGCCTTAGACTTGAAAGTGCTTCCCCAACCAAGGTAAACCGTAGCCATGGCAATCGTTAAAGTGGAGCATCTCTCGAAGACGTTTACCGACTTCAAGGCTCTCGACGACGTCAGCTTCGAGTTCGGCCACGGAATTCTGAGCATCCTGGGACCCTCGGGCTGCGGCAAGACGACTCTCCTCAGGTGCATCGCCGGTCTGGAAGTTCCCGACGATGGCTCGATCTACATCGACGATAAGGTCCAAACCGACATTCGCAAGGGCACTTTAGTGCCGCCGTATTCGAGAGCGATCGGATTTGTATTTCAGAACTACGCACTCTGGCCGCACATGTCCGTGTACAAAAACGTCGCCTTCGGCCTCAAGCTTCGCCACATTCCGGAAGACGATATCAGAAGGAGAGTGCTGAAGACGCTGGATCTGGTCGGCCTGCCCAAGCTGGAAGAACGATATCCCTCCCAGTTGAGCGGCGGCCAGCAGCAGCGGGTCGCGCTCGCGCGCAGCCTCGCGATGGAGCCGCGCCTCATTCTTCTCGACGAGCCGCTGAGCAACCTCGACGCTAAATTGCGCGAAGAGATGCGGGTCGAGCTCAAAAAGCTGATCAGGAAGGTCGGCATCAGCGCGATCTACGTGACCCACGACCAGGAAGAGGCGTTTGTCATTTCCGATTCCGTCATCGTGATGGATAGGGGAAAAATTCTCCAATACGCCACGCCGGATGAAATTTACAATCGGCCCACCAGTCACTTTGTCGCCTCCTTTATTGGGCGTTCCGTGCTGGTCGACGGCCAGGTGCTGCGCGCCGATGGAGAAGATTGCTGGGTTGCCGTGCCGGAGTTCAACCGAGCCACGCTCGTGTGCCAACGGACCCAAAACACCGTTGCCGGAGGCACCTGCCAGCTCGCCATAAGAACCGGAGAGATAAAACTCAACAGCCGGAAGTTCGATCAAGCCAATAATGTCCTGGAAGGATTCATGACAAGCCGCGATTACCGGGGCGGCCTCACCGACCACAGGATCCGGGTCGGCTCCAGAGAAATCGTTGTCACCTCGCACAAGCTCTGCCCCATGATCAACATCGACGAGGACGGAGAGAAAATATTTCTGCACATCGATAAATCCGCCATCAGCATCATCGCTGCTTACGCGCCGGACCGGTCGCAGCAAGCAAGCGCTTGACGGCATTTGCCAGCCTGCTTAAGGAGGCCCCATTAATTTCAATGCGTTAAAACTGGCGTATCGGCAGGGCGCGCTGATTCCGCTCGTCTCCAGCGTCGTGGCGGGCTCGCTCATCATCGCGCCGATCGCGATCGTACTGTACCGCAGCTTCACGACGACGAGATTGGGAGCGGCCGTAGGCGCCACGATGGAAAACTACGTCCGCGCCTTGAGCGACCCGCAAATCGTGCCGATGATCAATAATTCAATCGTCTACGCGGCGGGCTCGGCGCTACTGGGGACCGTCCTGGGCGCGCTGCTTGCGTGGATCGTCGCCAGGACGAATACCCCCGGGAAGGCGCTGGTCGAGCTTATGCCGCTCTACCCGATCTTGATGCCGCCGATCATGAAGAACATCGCCTGGATTCTGTTGCTTTCTCCCCGGTCCGGAATTCTGAATAATTTTCTTCAGGAAAATCTCGGAATCGAAACGCAGATCTTCAATGCTTTTTCCATGTCGGCGATGATATGGGTTTTCGGCCTTGCCTGTGTCCCGCTCGGGTATCTTTTCCTGCTGCCGGTTTTTCTATCTTTCGATCCCTCGCTCGAAGAAAGCGCTTACATCGCCGGAAGCAAACCGGTGCGCACGCTGCTGCGCATCACGTTTCCACTCGCGATTCCGGCGTTCCTCTCGGCATTCGTGCTGAATTTCTTGAGGGGTCTGCGTTCGTTCGAGACGCCGGTGCTGCAAGGTTCTCCTGGGGGCATCCACGTCTTCGTCTCGAAAGTATACGACTCCATGTCGATCGCATTTAACCCCGGTCTGGCCACGGCTTACAGCGCGGTGTTGATTGCGCTATCGATTCTCTCGCTGCTTTTGTACGTGAGGACCACCCGCTTTTCCGAGCGCTATGCCACGATCACCGGCAAAGGCTACAAGGTGAAGGTCATCGATATCGGCGGTTGGAAGTATGTCGCCTTCCTGGCGGTCTTTGCTTACTTTCTCCTAGGAATTGCCATACCTTTCGTGGTCCTGATCGTTTCTTCCTTGATCCCCTACTACGATTACGAGACGTTCATGAAGTTTCCGGCCAACATCAGTCTTGCCAACTATTATCGCGTGATGCATCATCCGAGCTTCGTCAGCGGGCTCTACAACTCTCTCGGCCTTTCCGTCGTGATCGCCGTCGTGACCGTTCTCGCCGGCATCATCATGGCCTTCACCATCTACCGAACCAAGGTCTACGGCAGCAAGGTCTTTGAATTCATCGGCACCATGCCGCTGGCTTTTCCGCCCCTGGTTCTTTCCCTCGGCCTGATCCTGCTCGTCATCGGCACGCCGCTTTACAACACGCTGTGGGCGCTCGGCGCCGGGCTTTTCGTCGCCTATTTTCCCTACGCTTTGAGAAACGCCTCCGGCGCCATCGTCAATATTCACAAAGAGCTCGACGAAGCCGCGTGGGTTCACGGCGCAAGGTGGCGGCACGTGTTTTTCCAGGTGACGCTGCCGCTGCTCAAACCGACGGTCGCCGGCGCGCTCTTTTATATTTTCATCGAGGCGATACGCAACGTCGACGTCGCCGTGCTGCTCGTGGCTCCCGGAACCGAGTACGGCCCGGTGACGCTGTTCGAATATTTCCGGGTCGGCCAATGGGCGGAGGCGGCCGCCGGCGGAGTGATTTATCTGATCATTTTGATTCTCGCCGTCTCCATCGCGAAGTGTGTATTTAAAATAAAGTTCAGTTTGTGAAATAGGTTGAAACTCGGGGGTCGTTGCCGATAGTATGCGTCACACAGTCGTTCTCTAATCGAAAGGAGCATGATCATGGGAAGAAAATATTTGCCGCTCATCGCGGTACTCGTTCTTGCGCTCACGCTCGGTCTGAACGGTATCGGTCAGGCCGCCTCCGCGCCGGAGGATCCGTATAACAAGACCGCCGCCGCTCTTTACGAGCAGGCGAAAAAGGAAGGGGCGGTGGTTGTCTACTCGGTTTGGGACGTCGAGCACATCGTAAAAATCCTCGACGGATTCTCCAAACGCTATCCGGGAATCAAGACGTCGTATTGGCAGGGAAGAAACCCGGAGATCGTCACCCGGGTAATGACGGAGTTCCAGGCGGGGAAGGACAGCGTCGATGCGATCCTTTCCGACAACGCCCCGCCGGTCATCAGGGCCGCCGGAGCGATCATGCCCTACGAAACGGTGCAGAAAGACTTCCTGGTCTTGCACGATCCGACCATGCCCGTCGTCAGCCTGCAGATTCAGGCGCTGGTCTACAACACAAAAAAGATGAAGCCGGCGGATCTTCCGAAGACCTGGGAAGACCTTGCCAATCCCAAATACAAAGGCAACGTCGCCCTTGACGATCCGATGAGAGCGGGCCCGTTGAGCACTCAGCTTGCGGCTCTCAAAGATCTGTGGAAAGACGATGGGCGGTTCGCCCGCTTCGTCAAAGGACTCAAGGCCCTTGGTGTTCCCGTGCACAAAAGCACCAGCGCTATGTTCAGGCTGGTTGTTTCAGGGGAATACGCCATCGCCGAGCCCGCGTTGCTGCACGATACGATGGAAGAAAAGGAAAAGGGTTCCCCGATCGATTTGGTGAAGAGCGCTCCACCCATAGTTTTCCCGCGTTACGCGGGGATTTATGCCAAGGCGGCGCACCCGAACGCGGCGAAACTACTGACGGAGTGGCTCATCTCGGCGGAGGGACAGAAAACGTTGGACTCGGTCGGCAGGGAGGCATCGCGCAGGGGCTTCGAGTCGAGAACCTCCATCGAGCACGCTTACCCGAAGGGAACCAAGCCGATCCCGGTGAACGACAAGGGCTTCATGGAAGATCCCAAGAAGTGGCTCGACACGCACGTCAAGCCGCTGTGGGAAGGATAATAACTCGTTTTCCCAATCGAAGGAGGTATCTATAAGAAATATTTGACTGATTGGGGCCCTAAAGAAATCGTGCATAGGGCCGATTAACCCTTAAATACCAATCAGCGAAAGGTCTCTTCCCGACAAGCGCAAACCTCGAGGAATCGGGGGACGCAAAGCCACGGGTCCTGGTAGGGATAGCCGGGTTGCCGAAGGAAGAAGCCCGAGGACGGGACCTTTCTTGTGAAAACAAGGAGGTCCTATGTCCGCATGGCGATCGCATCCTCGTTTTGGCACTGCAAGCTTTCATCTCCCTGGTTGTCTTCGACTTCTGCTGCTGGTCTTCGCTATCGTCCTTGGTCCCGCGGCCGACATCCTTTCAGCGGCCCAGCCTCTTCGTCCTGGGGAGGTGGAGTTGGAAGGGACGTTGGAGGTTCTCCATGAGGACCGCCATACCGGCAGCCGCTACCTCCACTTTCTCAACACCGCGACCGAGCGTCTGGAACTCCGATTCGCTAAAAATCCTCCGGCGCTCGAAACCGGGCAACGGGTAAAAGCCAGGGGAAAAAAATCCAAAGGCGTCCTCGCGCTCGACTCCGGCAGCAGCGTGCAGACTCTGTCCGCCGCATTGTCCAACACTTTCGGCGCGCAGAAGACGCTCGTGATCCTTGTCAACTTCCAGGATAAAACGACTCAGCCTTATACCGTCGCCTATGCGCAAGGTGTAGTGGATACGACGAGCAACTTCGATCTGGAGAATTCATTCCAACAAACATCCCTCGATGCCGACGTGGTCGGTTGGTACACGATCGCCCAGAACAGCACGGTGTGTAATTACACCAACACGGCCGATCTTGCTGAGCAGGCGGCTCAGGCCAATGGAGTTGACGTTTCTGCTTATCCGCGCCGGGTCTATGCCTTTCCAGACACCGCCGCCTGCAACTGGTGGGGACTGGGAAGTGTTGGAGGCAATCCGTCCAAAGCGTGGATTAATGGTAGCTTCCAACTCAGAGTTTTGGGTCACGAGATGGGACACAACTTCGGCCTCTATCATTCGAAGTCCCTGAGCTGCGATACCACCGCGTGCATTGCACAGGAGTACGGAGACCGCTGGGACATCATGGGCAACCCTGCCTTCGTGAACCCCGGCCATTTCACCGCCTTCCAAAAAGAGCGGCTTGGATGGCTGAACTTCGATGATGGCATTCACGTCATGCCGCCCATCACGACCGTGACAACGGACGGTGTTTATTCGATCGGGTCTTATGAGTCTCAGGACTCCAATCCTAAGGCGTTAAAGATTCTCAAGTCCACCGATCCTTCGACCGGGAAACGCACCTATTACTACGTGGAACATCGGGCAGGCAGCTCCGACACGCTGCTCCCGTGGGCCGTGGTCCTGCACACGGGCTCGGAGTCGAGCGCCGATAGTAGCTACATGTGGGACCTGGATCAGACAACAGTGGCGACCGATTGGGAACTAAGCGTCAGCCAGACTTACAGCGATTCGGCAGCGCAGGTCGCTATCGCTCTCATGTCGGCTGACAGCACCGGGGCCACGATCAATGTGACGACGGGGCAGGCGCCGTGCGTACAGTCAAATCCAACGGTTTCGCTTTCACCTTCTGCAGCGCAAACGATTTCTGCCGGGAATTCCGCCGTGTATTCAGTCACGGTCACGAATGGGGATAACAGCTCCTGCAGTTCTTCCAGCTTTAACCTGACGGCGGCTGCGCCGAACGACTGGACGGCGGTTGCGGGCGCTTACTCATTGAGCGTTGCTCCGGGCGAAAGCGCTTCCACATCGCTCCAGGTCAGCTCGCCAAGCAC harbors:
- a CDS encoding NEW3 domain-containing protein — encoded protein: MSAWRSHPRFGTASFHLPGCLRLLLLVFAIVLGPAADILSAAQPLRPGEVELEGTLEVLHEDRHTGSRYLHFLNTATERLELRFAKNPPALETGQRVKARGKKSKGVLALDSGSSVQTLSAALSNTFGAQKTLVILVNFQDKTTQPYTVAYAQGVVDTTSNFDLENSFQQTSLDADVVGWYTIAQNSTVCNYTNTADLAEQAAQANGVDVSAYPRRVYAFPDTAACNWWGLGSVGGNPSKAWINGSFQLRVLGHEMGHNFGLYHSKSLSCDTTACIAQEYGDRWDIMGNPAFVNPGHFTAFQKERLGWLNFDDGIHVMPPITTVTTDGVYSIGSYESQDSNPKALKILKSTDPSTGKRTYYYVEHRAGSSDTLLPWAVVLHTGSESSADSSYMWDLDQTTVATDWELSVSQTYSDSAAQVAIALMSADSTGATINVTTGQAPCVQSNPTVSLSPSAAQTISAGNSAVYSVTVTNGDNSSCSSSSFNLTAAAPNDWTAVAGAYSLSVAPGESASTSLQVSSPSTASAGGYSFSVTATNSSDANYTSTALGAISIFGCTQVNPTITFSPSGTTSLAAGDTASYSLTVANNDSSACSASSFSLVAVAPSGWTATSGVSTLTIAPGGSATTTLQVTAPNTASTGSYSFSVTAANDSSSGHAGTASGTISIVGCTRANPTVVINGPGWLAPEDFIYYGILVINNDSTSCGSSDFNLSSVVPNGWPASSIFRPTLTIPPAGGRGTTNVYVSAPLGATVGNYSFSVTASNSVSPAYSTTTHKPVSVISCTRQNPIVTLSPGTAWVIGTTGTYTLTVTNNDSSGCPGVYFLLDYSAPWLFGPTPVPPTPTLAPGASYSYTFQMVARPEAVDGALGFKWRATHPSTANHQTWANATQMCCSGQLAITATSDKTSYKRGSLVTSTVNVRLGTTAISGASVTTKILSPTGALLATLAGITDASGNAVFKYQLATKAVTGAYKVNGSAATNGYSGSATASFSVTTK
- a CDS encoding xanthine dehydrogenase family protein molybdopterin-binding subunit is translated as MAFRTIGKALPRIEGEGKVTGQTKYAADLPFEDLLWAKVLRASVPHARIVKVDTAKAKTLKGVHAVLTGADVKDIFVGTRVKDQPVLAYDKVRFVGDALAAVAAESEAISDDAIGLIDVEYEELPYVDDPVEALKPTSPLVHEDRNKYKNAPKLPEGMPGHNLQSHVVWKNGDLDAGFKKAARIFEHTFRTPLSHHGYIEPCACTVHVHDDGSVEVWPSNKGPWGLREQMAEDFGVPKEKIKVHIVHVGGDFGAKASLIDVPIAYHLSKAAGGKPVKLVFDYTEELLAGGHRHPAVIHLRTGVARDGTFTAVKGTIHFSGGAYGAPKANPQVTVLGGRRLASMYRVPAIMCETYCAYTNQVPCTQTRTPGSPQVVFAFESQVDIIAKEMGIDALELRRRNILRDGDANPMGEKWSHILMGEVLERVVKTSGWRKGGAKKNRGWGMALYDRGTPEGKASSALTLEADGKVNILTGVPDVGPGFYTISQQMVCETLGLPPEKVGVVFKDTDSLPFDPGTGGSKQTNTSGHAVKKSADEVREKLIDLAARELGCRPDEIQQQGGKLTAPNKQSTTTQKMIELAVKENGGPVFHLTNFVPEKMPKVTGFAAQVAEVEVDPATGRVRVLNLTTAHDTGTVLNHLTLTGQIEGGVISGFGFALMEENPVVDGKIATLTLGEFKLPCIADVPPLKTVLVESPTGPAPFGGKAIAENPNVPTAAAIANAVADAVGVRIFDLPITAEKVYLGLPNGKRSAS
- a CDS encoding ABC transporter substrate-binding protein, which encodes MKAKLELAVAVAVSALFALTGQGLGQEKKVLRVAFVSLSWHQELPFRIARLKGYFKQEGITIEPILIRGGPAAIAAIASGDVDFGSIGGAQAAIRSRSRGLDIFITGSISSKVNYTVLGGRDVKRVEDLKGKIIGVTGAGAFSDFAIRMFLKNNGLDPDKDVILRALGGTVVRVSALEKGLIAAAPFSAEEAVTLLNKGYPMIANLSESLAIPQSVLVTRGETLDKYPESSKRFLKAVIQGVRFVRSNKKEALQAGYESGLKGDPDIVSRAYDLYYSAYTTDLSVAAEGMQLMLDEDIRTGLVDKKMTLDKVINDRILKKAQEELRKEGRLNP
- a CDS encoding extracellular solute-binding protein translates to MGRKYLPLIAVLVLALTLGLNGIGQAASAPEDPYNKTAAALYEQAKKEGAVVVYSVWDVEHIVKILDGFSKRYPGIKTSYWQGRNPEIVTRVMTEFQAGKDSVDAILSDNAPPVIRAAGAIMPYETVQKDFLVLHDPTMPVVSLQIQALVYNTKKMKPADLPKTWEDLANPKYKGNVALDDPMRAGPLSTQLAALKDLWKDDGRFARFVKGLKALGVPVHKSTSAMFRLVVSGEYAIAEPALLHDTMEEKEKGSPIDLVKSAPPIVFPRYAGIYAKAAHPNAAKLLTEWLISAEGQKTLDSVGREASRRGFESRTSIEHAYPKGTKPIPVNDKGFMEDPKKWLDTHVKPLWEG
- a CDS encoding ABC transporter ATP-binding protein, yielding MAIVKVEHLSKTFTDFKALDDVSFEFGHGILSILGPSGCGKTTLLRCIAGLEVPDDGSIYIDDKVQTDIRKGTLVPPYSRAIGFVFQNYALWPHMSVYKNVAFGLKLRHIPEDDIRRRVLKTLDLVGLPKLEERYPSQLSGGQQQRVALARSLAMEPRLILLDEPLSNLDAKLREEMRVELKKLIRKVGISAIYVTHDQEEAFVISDSVIVMDRGKILQYATPDEIYNRPTSHFVASFIGRSVLVDGQVLRADGEDCWVAVPEFNRATLVCQRTQNTVAGGTCQLAIRTGEIKLNSRKFDQANNVLEGFMTSRDYRGGLTDHRIRVGSREIVVTSHKLCPMINIDEDGEKIFLHIDKSAISIIAAYAPDRSQQASA
- a CDS encoding iron ABC transporter permease, with the translated sequence MAGSLIIAPIAIVLYRSFTTTRLGAAVGATMENYVRALSDPQIVPMINNSIVYAAGSALLGTVLGALLAWIVARTNTPGKALVELMPLYPILMPPIMKNIAWILLLSPRSGILNNFLQENLGIETQIFNAFSMSAMIWVFGLACVPLGYLFLLPVFLSFDPSLEESAYIAGSKPVRTLLRITFPLAIPAFLSAFVLNFLRGLRSFETPVLQGSPGGIHVFVSKVYDSMSIAFNPGLATAYSAVLIALSILSLLLYVRTTRFSERYATITGKGYKVKVIDIGGWKYVAFLAVFAYFLLGIAIPFVVLIVSSLIPYYDYETFMKFPANISLANYYRVMHHPSFVSGLYNSLGLSVVIAVVTVLAGIIMAFTIYRTKVYGSKVFEFIGTMPLAFPPLVLSLGLILLVIGTPLYNTLWALGAGLFVAYFPYALRNASGAIVNIHKELDEAAWVHGARWRHVFFQVTLPLLKPTVAGALFYIFIEAIRNVDVAVLLVAPGTEYGPVTLFEYFRVGQWAEAAAGGVIYLIILILAVSIAKCVFKIKFSL